Within the Plectropomus leopardus isolate mb chromosome 15, YSFRI_Pleo_2.0, whole genome shotgun sequence genome, the region aaacaccacttttaggatttttaaagcctaaatgcaatcaccagaagtaaaagcTAATGtgaggctataaacaaactacagtatGTTTGTGTGGCCACCACAGCAAGGCTGTAAAAGCACAACATGGCTTGGCATAGTGACATTCTGTTGTCTGGCCctgccacttgttagcaaccgcctttttaaagacttaaaagcttcaaagttctcAAGCGGGGTACTTACTGATGAATTTTATGTAACTTACTTTAGGCATCTaatcaaaaacccattcaaaagaCCCATTTACTTTGAGTCGAGGGATCCTGAAGTGCTTGAAAGCTAACAAATTTCCGGGTTTAGGTCTCTTTCCTGGGGTTCTCTGTAAGGGGAAATGAAGAGGATGTGAATGGGAAGACTGGACCTCACATCaataaggcttttttttttttgctttcttacAGAGGGAtttagtcaataaataaataattacatgaCCTATGGTGTATATGAAGAATTGTCTAGAATATTGAAGGATTGTGGAATGGTAAATTGCTTGCTTGGTCCAGAGGAGTTCTTGTTTGGCACCGGCACTGGTAAGTGTAGGCACAAGACGGCTGTACTAAAGAGGACATGATGGCAAGTAGTACTGCACTAGAGGTATTTGGTCTTAAAAGCTTTGGGGCTGGCTGGTCTTCCCAGTAATtgagctcctcctcctctgatggACCAGATGAAGGCAGGTTGGTCTAGTTGGTCCGTGCTGCACCTGTGGTCAGATCTCCAAGGGTTTTGAAGAactcctccatctctttctgGAGAAGAATGTTTCGGTTCTCTGCATCTTGGTGTGCCCGCTCCGAGTTCCTGAGTCGGATCTCCAGCATTTGGAACTTCTTCTTCTCTTGGTCTAGCTCCTCCTCGAGGCGGTTTACCTGGGATTGGTACTTCAAACAGGACTCTTCCAAcctcaaaaaaagagaaaaagaggttATAAATAACAACTCATGCTGATTTTAATTGGTTATTGACAAGAAGTCACTCATTCTTACTTGCGAATGCAGCTTTCGTAGCTCGTCCTCTGTTTCTTAAGCTCCTGCTTGAGCTCGGTCAGCATGTTGGTGAGACCTTCGTTTGTTCCTGTGAGATCATCCTCAGCACCGCTTGCACTTTGATCTGGAGTACTTGTACTGTCCCTCTCCTCTGGGGGTCTCTCTTGACCCTGCCCTAATTTCACTGCCTTGTCGCTTCCCTCTGGCTCGGCCAGCGAGATCTCAAAGGATGTCCAGATGGAGGTGTCAGCAGGAAGACTAAGACTAGAGGGGGCAACATTGTCATAGGCAGAAAGTCTGTGGGACTGGAGGAGGGCTCTGTGAGACAAAGGCATCTGAGAAGAGTCGTCATCagagtctctctgtgtgtccttaAGACTGGTCTCCTTAAGGGAAAGGGTTGAATCTTTCAGGGAAGAGTCTTTAAGTCTCTCACCGGATGAAGTGGTGCGCCTGTGAACTCGGAGGGATGACAAGCCATTCATCAGCCAGTTGCTCCCACCAGCTGCTGACACATCCCCTGCTGACCCCCCAATTTTCCCCCTCGGCCCCCCAGATGTTGCGCTGCCTTTGAAGGAGGATCTCCAAGAGGGCAGAGCTTTAGACTGTTTACTGGGGCTTACAGCTACTTCACCGCTGCCTTTCCCTTCAGGTTTGCTATCTGCTTTTCCGTCCACTTCTGGCTGACCTTTATCCTTCCCTTCAGTCTGACCATCCACAACCTTCTCCAACGTTGTAATGGGGCTTGGTGCAGTTGGATTACTGTTGGAAGTAGGGGTGGATGATTGGGGTTCCTCTTTAGGAGTTTTGGACCCTGTGCCTGAGGAGACTGGAGTGTCAGTGTCTTCTTGTGAGACCCATTCCACTTTGCATCGCTGGATAGGACTCAGCTGTTGCTGTGGGGGAAACTTGGCCTCCATTTCCGGCTCCTCTCGTTGGTAGAGTCGGGCATGTTCACTGATGAGGACAGTCATGAGGTGCTGCACCTG harbors:
- the arhgap22 gene encoding rho GTPase-activating protein 22 isoform X3; translated protein: MLSPKIKQARRARSKSMVLGELSRVSRPCSPLDQEKALKAGWLKRQRSIMKNWQLRWFVLRTEALYFYKDQDETKAQGCIPLQGSQVNELPANQDEPGRHPFEIVPGGAGEKDRTGISHESFLLMANSQTDMEEWVRAIRRVIWAPLGGGVFGQHLEETMLYEAQCGPQRLVPVLVEQCACFIREHGLEEEGLFRAPGQTNHVRELQDAFDRGEKPVFDSTTDVHTVASLLKLYIRELPEPIIPFSKYTQFLSCAPLLTKDKAMGIIELSKQVKSLPQVNYNLLKYICKFLDEVQSHSNENKMSVQNLATVFGPNILRPRVEDPVTMMEGSSQVQHLMTVLISEHARLYQREEPEMEAKFPPQQQLSPIQRCKVEWVSQEDTDTPVSSGTGSKTPKEEPQSSTPTSNSNPTAPSPITTLEKVVDGQTEGKDKGQPEVDGKADSKPEGKGSGEVAVSPSKQSKALPSWRSSFKGSATSGGPRGKIGGSAGDVSAAGGSNWLMNGLSSLRVHRRTTSSGERLKDSSLKDSTLSLKETSLKDTQRDSDDDSSQMPLSHRALLQSHRLSAYDNVAPSSLSLPADTSIWTSFEISLAEPEGSDKAVKLGQGQERPPEERDSTSTPDQSASGAEDDLTGTNEGLTNMLTELKQELKKQRTSYESCIRKLEESCLKYQSQVNRLEEELDQEKKKFQMLEIRLRNSERAHQDAENRNILLQKEMEEFFKTLGDLTTGAARTN
- the arhgap22 gene encoding rho GTPase-activating protein 22 isoform X5 translates to MGSTWRRPHGRHHRFNMLNLQEKKLTRAVGARLWPNVWTAYHQLGVFGQHLEETMLYEAQCGPQRLVPVLVEQCACFIREHGLEEEGLFRAPGQTNHVRELQDAFDRGEKPVFDSTTDVHTVASLLKLYIRELPEPIIPFSKYTQFLSCAPLLTKDKAMGIIELSKQVKSLPQVNYNLLKYICKFLDEVQSHSNENKMSVQNLATVFGPNILRPRVEDPVTMMEGSSQVQHLMTVLISEHARLYQREEPEMEAKFPPQQQLSPIQRCKVEWVSQEDTDTPVSSGTGSKTPKEEPQSSTPTSNSNPTAPSPITTLEKVVDGQTEGKDKGQPEVDGKADSKPEGKGSGEVAVSPSKQSKALPSWRSSFKGSATSGGPRGKIGGSAGDVSAAGGSNWLMNGLSSLRVHRRTTSSGERLKDSSLKDSTLSLKETSLKDTQRDSDDDSSQMPLSHRALLQSHRLSAYDNVAPSSLSLPADTSIWTSFEISLAEPEGSDKAVKLGQGQERPPEERDSTSTPDQSASGAEDDLTGTNEGLTNMLTELKQELKKQRTSYESCIRKLEESCLKYQSQVNRLEEELDQEKKKFQMLEIRLRNSERAHQDAENRNILLQKEMEEFFKTLGDLTTGAARTN
- the arhgap22 gene encoding rho GTPase-activating protein 22 isoform X4; amino-acid sequence: MVLGELSRVSRPCSPLDQEKALKAGWLKRQRSIMKNWQLRWFVLRTEALYFYKDQDETKAQGCIPLQGSQVNELPANQDEPGRHPFEIVPGGAGEKDRTGISHESFLLMANSQTDMEEWVRAIRRVIWAPLGGGVFGQHLEETMLYEAQCGPQRLVPVLVEQCACFIREHGLEEEGLFRAPGQTNHVRELQDAFDRGEKPVFDSTTDVHTVASLLKLYIRELPEPIIPFSKYTQFLSCAPLLTKDKAMGIIELSKQVKSLPQVNYNLLKYICKFLDEVQSHSNENKMSVQNLATVFGPNILRPRVEDPVTMMEGSSQVQHLMTVLISEHARLYQREEPEMEAKFPPQQQLSPIQRCKVEWVSQEDTDTPVSSGTGSKTPKEEPQSSTPTSNSNPTAPSPITTLEKVVDGQTEGKDKGQPEVDGKADSKPEGKGSGEVAVSPSKQSKALPSWRSSFKGSATSGGPRGKIGGSAGDVSAAGGSNWLMNGLSSLRVHRRTTSSGERLKDSSLKDSTLSLKETSLKDTQRDSDDDSSQMPLSHRALLQSHRLSAYDNVAPSSLSLPADTSIWTSFEISLAEPEGSDKAVKLGQGQERPPEERDSTSTPDQSASGAEDDLTGTNEGLTNMLTELKQELKKQRTSYESCIRKLEESCLKYQSQVNRLEEELDQEKKKFQMLEIRLRNSERAHQDAENRNILLQKEMEEFFKTLGDLTTGAARTN
- the arhgap22 gene encoding rho GTPase-activating protein 22 isoform X1; the protein is MAVIVVPSLWKWPQWRGTHCVDGFTAMKPSRSPLTSDKPKDLAARSKSMVLGELSRVSRPCSPLDQEKALKAGWLKRQRSIMKNWQLRWFVLRTEALYFYKDQDETKAQGCIPLQGSQVNELPANQDEPGRHPFEIVPGGAGEKDRTGISHESFLLMANSQTDMEEWVRAIRRVIWAPLGGGVFGQHLEETMLYEAQCGPQRLVPVLVEQCACFIREHGLEEEGLFRAPGQTNHVRELQDAFDRGEKPVFDSTTDVHTVASLLKLYIRELPEPIIPFSKYTQFLSCAPLLTKDKAMGIIELSKQVKSLPQVNYNLLKYICKFLDEVQSHSNENKMSVQNLATVFGPNILRPRVEDPVTMMEGSSQVQHLMTVLISEHARLYQREEPEMEAKFPPQQQLSPIQRCKVEWVSQEDTDTPVSSGTGSKTPKEEPQSSTPTSNSNPTAPSPITTLEKVVDGQTEGKDKGQPEVDGKADSKPEGKGSGEVAVSPSKQSKALPSWRSSFKGSATSGGPRGKIGGSAGDVSAAGGSNWLMNGLSSLRVHRRTTSSGERLKDSSLKDSTLSLKETSLKDTQRDSDDDSSQMPLSHRALLQSHRLSAYDNVAPSSLSLPADTSIWTSFEISLAEPEGSDKAVKLGQGQERPPEERDSTSTPDQSASGAEDDLTGTNEGLTNMLTELKQELKKQRTSYESCIRKLEESCLKYQSQVNRLEEELDQEKKKFQMLEIRLRNSERAHQDAENRNILLQKEMEEFFKTLGDLTTGAARTN
- the arhgap22 gene encoding rho GTPase-activating protein 22 isoform X2; protein product: MKWPQWRGTHCVDGFTAMKPSRSPLTSDKPKDLAARSKSMVLGELSRVSRPCSPLDQEKALKAGWLKRQRSIMKNWQLRWFVLRTEALYFYKDQDETKAQGCIPLQGSQVNELPANQDEPGRHPFEIVPGGAGEKDRTGISHESFLLMANSQTDMEEWVRAIRRVIWAPLGGGVFGQHLEETMLYEAQCGPQRLVPVLVEQCACFIREHGLEEEGLFRAPGQTNHVRELQDAFDRGEKPVFDSTTDVHTVASLLKLYIRELPEPIIPFSKYTQFLSCAPLLTKDKAMGIIELSKQVKSLPQVNYNLLKYICKFLDEVQSHSNENKMSVQNLATVFGPNILRPRVEDPVTMMEGSSQVQHLMTVLISEHARLYQREEPEMEAKFPPQQQLSPIQRCKVEWVSQEDTDTPVSSGTGSKTPKEEPQSSTPTSNSNPTAPSPITTLEKVVDGQTEGKDKGQPEVDGKADSKPEGKGSGEVAVSPSKQSKALPSWRSSFKGSATSGGPRGKIGGSAGDVSAAGGSNWLMNGLSSLRVHRRTTSSGERLKDSSLKDSTLSLKETSLKDTQRDSDDDSSQMPLSHRALLQSHRLSAYDNVAPSSLSLPADTSIWTSFEISLAEPEGSDKAVKLGQGQERPPEERDSTSTPDQSASGAEDDLTGTNEGLTNMLTELKQELKKQRTSYESCIRKLEESCLKYQSQVNRLEEELDQEKKKFQMLEIRLRNSERAHQDAENRNILLQKEMEEFFKTLGDLTTGAARTN